The following proteins come from a genomic window of Daphnia carinata strain CSIRO-1 chromosome 6, CSIRO_AGI_Dcar_HiC_V3, whole genome shotgun sequence:
- the LOC130690806 gene encoding uncharacterized protein LOC130690806: MYPKTPQSSPTSHSSRKGPFNGAVSYGYENETTLLPIVPMVIEANGRTWTGYGLLDPGSQISMITNALANELGLQGEKGISIIGTYHGRDPTAHTTKVSFRISSLDKSSSFEIPNCYSVPVLKIKNENVDLKKLVKDWPHLAGLKVPAQNSVDVNVLIGSCDMAPQEVLEIKRDPLNERAPRGLRTAFGWCIAGPISPAAVAQLQCNSLSLAPPPDQDLVNAIDRFLLTETYEARAGVKVPVSDDELRANKILNETTRFVGDRYESGLLWKNEEPNLPDNSQSTLARFLKLERRLIADENLGRRYSAAINEYISLGHARKLSAEEVDYRPAGRTWFLPHHPVINPKKPDKCRPVFDASAYYKGMSLNFALLKGPDLLTNLIGVLLRFRQHPMALSADIVKMFHQVRVRPQDGPALRFFYRDPGIQEPPSVYQMNVQPFGAVCSPTICAHVLRQAAEDGGIDAADATKQVIDHFYVDNWLTSFPTAEEAIQQAKRVTNVLRRGGFELAQWGSSCPKVLLSLPGNPVSSIDLALHGMPIERTLGLSLDYGSDSFVVSASIKLDGETKREILRETSSVYDPFGFLSPVLLQAKLILQAVCRKSVGWDDQLDQTTIDEWKNWANSLSKLNPLSVPRCFYPELPKARGVGLHLFADASESAFGAIAYLRFDIPDGVKVSFVMAKARVAPIKYVSIPRLELCAALLAARLASVIKSDLRLKIDQTTFWSDSTTVLRWINSPHYRFHIYVGNQIGEILELSESSQWRYVPTAQNPADDVSRGVTSSEFSIEHRFFTGPSFLYQSPQNWPAFPDVKQGTNEVEDPEVRCTRWVGAILHVNDSIDQLTTYTSRYPFLVGVVGYVKRFISNARKKEPQRWRHRDRYRARHTPWIMAHRSCRQGVLWTRWRGPLRDRSPTFGHQNLRTSSPSCETLLVGVLGYGWCVRLRTQGRLCSESYSPK; encoded by the coding sequence ATGTATCCGAAAACGCCACAATCGAGCCCGACGTCACACTCTTCTCGAAAGGGCCCATTTAACGGCGCGGTCTCCTACGGCtacgaaaacgaaacgacCCTGCTGCCTATCGTCCCTATGGTAATCGAAGCTAATGGTCGAACCTGGACCGGGTACGGATTGTTGGATCCCGGTAGCCAAATCTCAATGATAACCAACGCGCTTGCAAACGAATTGGGACTTCAAGGCGAGAAGGGAATTTCGATAATCGGAACGTACCACGGCCGCGACCCAACTGCACACACGACAAAGGTGTCCTTCAGAATCTCGTCGTTGGACAAAAGCAGTTCTTTCGAAATCCCGAACTGTTACTCCGTTCCCGTCTTAAAAATCAAGAACGAAAACGTCGATCTAAAGAAGCTTGTCAAGGATTGGCCTCATCTAGCTGGATTGAAGGTTCCCGCCCAAAATTCCGTGGACGTGAACGTGTTGATCGGCTCGTGTGATATGGCTCCGCAAGAAGTccttgaaatcaaaagagatcCGTTGAACGAGCGAGCTCCGCGAGGTCTCCGAACAGCCTTTGGATGGTGTATAGCCGGTCCGATTTCTCCGGCCGCCGTTGCACAACTTCAGTGCAACTCGCTCTCATTAGCGCCCCCACCCGATCAAGATCTTGTGAATGCGATCGATCGCTTTCTACTCACCGAGACCTACGAAGCCCGAGCAGGTGTCAAGGTGCCGGTCAGCGACGATGAATTACGTGCAAACAAGATCCTAAACGAAACGACAAGATTCGTAGGCGATCGTTACGAGTCGGGACTCCTCTGGAAAAACGAAGAGCCGAACCTCCCCGACAACAGCCAGTCTACACTAGCTCGCTTCCTAAAGCTAGAACGAAGACTCATCGCCGACGAAAATCTTGGTAGAAGATACTCCGCTGCAATCAACGAATACATCAGCCTTGGTCACGCCCGAAAACTTTCAGCCGAGGAGGTCGATTACCGTCCAGCTGGCCGTACCTGGTTTCTGCCTCACCACCCTGTGATAAATCCGAAGAAACCTGACAAATGCCGCCCAGTTTTTGATGCCTCCGCGTACTACAAGGGAATGTCGCTGAACTTTGCCCTGCTGAAAGGACCTGACCTGCTAACCAACTTAATTGGTGTGTTGCTACGTTTCCGGCAACATCCGATGGCATTGAGCGCGGATATCGTAAAGATGTTCCACCAAGTAAGAGTGCGGCCACAAGACGGGCCGGCACTTCGCTTCTTCTATCGCGACCCGGGTATACAGGAACCGCCCTCCGTTTACCAAATGAACGTGCAACCCTTCGGCGCAGTTTGCTCCCCGACAATTTGTGCTCACGTTCTACGTCAAGCAGCCGAAGACGGTGGGATTGATGCAGCCGACGCTACGAAACAAGTAATCGACCATTTCTACGTGGACAACTGGCTGACGTCATTCCCAACTGCCGAAGAAGCTATTCAGCAAGCGAAAAGGGTGACAAACGTTCTACGTCGTGGAGGATTCGAGCTCGCCCAGTGGGGCTCATCATGCCCGAAGGTTCTGCTGTCGTTGCCTGGCAACCCAGTTTCGTCTATCGACTTAGCGCTACACGGAATGCCCATAGAACGGACGTTGGGCCTCTCACTCGACTACGGTAGCGACTCGTTCGTAGTGAGCGCAAGCATTAAACTGGATGGAGAGACGAAACGTGAAATACTACGAGAAACGTCAAGCGTCTACGACCCATTTGGTTTTCTCTCACCGGTGTTGCTACAAGCTAAACTCATTCTGCAAGCTGTATGCAGAAAATCGGTTGGCTGGGACGATCAACTAGACCAGACGACCATCGATGAGTGGAAAAATTGGGCCAACTCCCTCTCGAAGCTAAACCCGCTTTCCGTCCCACGATGTTTTTACCCAGAGCTACCAAAAGCACGAGGTGTGGGACTGCATCTGTTTGCTGACGCCTCCGAATCAGCGTTTGGTGCCATTGCCTATCTCCGTTTCGACATCCCCGACGGCGTTAAAGTGTCATTCGTTATGGCCAAGGCGAGAGTAGCACCTATCAAATACGTTTCGATACCCAGACTTGAGCTGTGTGCAGCATTACTCGCCGCCCGCCTAGCATCAGTGATCAAGTCAGACCTTCGACTAAAAATCGACCAAACCACATTTTGGTCAGATTCGACAACGGTTTTGAGATGGATCAACTCCCCACACTATCGGTTTCATATTTACGTCGGAAACCAAATAGGCGAAATATTGGAGCTGTCCGAAAGTAGTCAATGGCGTTACGTCCCTACGGCTCAAAACCCAGCAGATGACGTCAGCCGCGGCGTCACGTCATCTGAATTTTCCATCGAACATCGTTTCTTCACCGGTCCGTCTTTCCTCTACCAATCACCTCAAAATTGGCCGGCCTTCCCCGATGTAAAACAGGGAACTAACGAAGTAGAGGATCCCGAAGTTCGCTGTACGAGATGGGTTGGTGCGATTCTACACGTAAACGATTCCATCGACCAGCTCACCACGTACACCTCCCGCTATCCGTTTTTAGTCGGCGTTGTCGGCTACGTCAAACGTTTCATCAGTAACGCTCGTAAAAAAGAACCTCAACGTTGGCGACATCGTGATCGTTATCGAGCCAGACACACCCCGTGGATAATGGCCCATCGCTCGTGTCGTCAAGGTGTTCTCTGGACCAGATGGCGTGGTCCGCTCCGCGATCGTTCACCTACGTTCGGCCACCAAAACCTCCGAACTTCATCGCCCAGCTGTGAAACTCTGCTTGTTGGAGTCTTGGGATACGGATGGTGCGTCCGCTTACGAACGCAGGGCCGGCTATGTTCCGAATCCTACAGCCCCAAATAG